gagaggccgtttccaaatagaccctcggcatccttccctctaagaactctccaccttgtttttggggtgactcgaactcacaacctcttggttggaagtggaggttgtttaccatcagagcaacacttagtcctgaattttaaattagcagctcaaaaatttGGGACACTAAATTCTAGATTTCAAATTATTGGTTTTCTACGACGCCTTCCATACAATTGTGGCTACCTTCTCCATTCCTTTTCCTACGGCTGCTGatattttgatcattttttcTTGCTCTatcatttttcagtttttttttttgttttttgaagtACATTGTTAATAGTGTTCTTTGGCGGGAGGTATATCTCAACTAAtgattttgttttagaaaaaaaCATATGCTCTTTAGGCATTTCTTTCGCTTGTTCAAtaacctttttctttctttaaaaaaggTTGAAATCTCTCCCTCAACTACATTGTAATGTAAAGTTACATTGATCTGCTCATCCCTGGACTAGAGCTAAATCTATTGGGCCCTTAAACGGCCTATTCAAAACATTCAAGCCCAGGAAAACAAAGGGGCAAGTGTCCAAATAGTCGTTCTCAGGGATGCTATTTAGATATTAGCCATTATTTATTTTGTCCtgaatttttaaaatagttttttttaactTTAGGACAATTCAGAACATTTTTgtcctgaaaatttgaaatgaaaaactgaaattcaggacgcactggctaatttctaaatagtaaccctttagagtggctacctgagggtaaaaatagcacggtatagccagttttcggactggtcattcaaaaatagccagcgttaatgaattcaatgaaaaatagccactattttgctgcaacagagaccggtctagcataatatactggagttcggtgcatctgtgtatgaactccagtatattatgctggatcggtatactttgctgactccagtataatatactggagactggagcaccggtgctccaaactccagtatattatactggacaattatacttgctagaactccagtatattatgctgaaattctagcgtacttatgctggaactccatcatattatgctggagttccagcatgcttatcctggaactccagtataatatgctggcgtattttccgggttttaaatagtattttcgctcagatttatctttacatgaaaagtggctgaatttcgattacttttgaaactgtgctatttttgaatgaccagttgtaaatctggctatttttgaatttctccctaccTGAGGTCATTTCTATGAAAAGAAACTCAAACGGCCCATTAAAAATACGCAAGCCCAGATAACATACCAGTTGGTGCTGTGGTTATAGCATTGATGTACAGTCTAATGTACTCTCTATGGAAAGGATTACATAGAGTTGAAAATAAGTTATTGCAAGATTTCATCGAATTTCGTTTGAAATTCCCGAAAAACTAATCATCAATGTTGCTTTTCATCGAAACAATAGGGCTATTATGCTCGTTACTAAACTTGTTGAAGAGATGGAACATAATCAAGATATATCTTTTTTATCGGAGGTTGAATCAATCATTAGAAGaagaaatgagagaaaaataaggACACCCCAGTGGTTTGCTTTGGGAGCAAATTACAAAATTGGCTACTTGGCCGAAACTAATTGGCTAGCCAAAACATACATATAATatgcatattttttttgtatataatacacatatatacaaaaaataatattttgttgaCTATTATTTTTTGGAGCGGCTAAAACACTGATGAATTATAAGCAGATTGTGAGTAAGCTAAACAAGGATGTGCATGATTAGATAACTGTCATTGTCAAAGTGGGAAAATCTACATACAGCCACactttttaagttaaaaaattatggatttaagttatatacactatCAGCGTAAACAATTTTTACACCATCAAGTCACATTTACCTGTTGTAGCAAGTGACCTATCTTATTTTCAAGTTTAAAAATTTCTAATGTTAAGGAGTTTACCTGTTGCTGACCACAATTTTATTTTCCACCCATCTTTGATGGAACAAAAGTTTGaagttcctttttttttcttcaacaaGAAGATTGTTGTACAACAtcatgcaaaaaaaaaataaaaaaataaaaagaagaagaagaaagcctAAAACCTACAATATACAAGGCAGCAATTCCTGTACAAGCTTAAGTTTCAAATGAACACAAACTTTTGGAAGCTAGGAAAATTCAGAAGCAACTGCAACTTCCAAAAGTCTTCCTCGCAGAATCTGCTGTTGTCATCTCGCTTTTGTTTGAAAGACTCGATTATACCAAATCGAATGAAGTGTCATGTGAAACAGGTCAAATTTTGCAGGCTTTGCATGCCAAAGAAAATGGCGCTGAACCTTTCTAACAGCTAGTTGCATATCAAGATACTTCTTTTCCGGTATAGCAACAAGTATGCTTTTCAAGTTCGGAATGTCCTTCTCAGCTATGATCAATGAGAACGCTTCCCAATTCAAGACTTCGAAAAAGGGAGGCACGAAATTATCCGATATAATAACTGGTACGCATTCATAAAATATGGCTTCGACTACTCTAGGACTATTGACTTCATAGCCCTTTGGGCAGATGCAGAACTTGCTGCTCTTCATATGCTGTATATAATTCATTTTGCTTGCAACACCAGTCGGCATTGGACCAAAGATCTCCATGTCGGGATCTTTGTCCTTCCAATGCTCGAGCAAGATTGGACGCAAGTATCCGTGCATATTCCCAGCATAGAACGCGAGAATTTTCCTTTGAGACGGTGGCTTACCTCCGAGATCTCTAAGTGGATTTCTGGCGGAGCGGACATATGTTTCCGGAAGGGAGACATCCCTTCCTATTTTGAAGCCTGCGGTTACATCAGCGTTGCAGAGGGCCTTGATACAGTGCTCCATGTGGTGCCTAGTTTCATACGGAGCCTATAGTAAATACGATTATAAGAACAAATATTGAACGAGCTTATAGCGTCATGTAACTTGAATATCCAATAGAAAAAGACGGGGAAAACTACACAATATAGCGTCTCAAAAATAGTAGCCGGCAAAATATATATTTGTTGTACattatataatataaatatcttataCATAATCAGTGtatattcaatttttttatatattaatgtataatatacattttcataatattttttgtatatttggctagcggatgtaattatttttggctgaCTGGCTAAATGTGTAACTTGCCCAAAAGATGGTGGCAAGAGATATGTAATCATCCAATAACTCAATGCAAGATTTGCCAAAAAACCCAACTAACTCATTTTATGAATCATCAAAACATAGTAGATAACACGAAATACATGTGAAGTTCAGAAAAGAATGAAATGTTGACATTACCCAGTCATGGCATGCAACAAGAAAATGATCAGCTCCACCAGTTCTGTTCCAGAAACGGTATTTTGCTGCAATTTTCTCTGAGTATTCCTTCAAATACTGGCGTAGGTTTGTTCGGTTATGAGAATTACTCACATATAGAGAATGCTCCAGCATCCTTGAACTAAAGGGCAGGTAGAACAAGTGAGCTTTTCGGGGATCCTTCACGATGAACTTATTGTTACCCTCCATTAGTTTCATAAACCATCCCTCGGAAGCATACAATCCCTTCATTATTGGGGTATGAAAAATCGGCTTCTCTCCATCCTTGTAGACATAAACTTTGAGAATCCGTTCCATGAGTTCATAGCTCCTGCAAATTCAAGGAAGCATAAGGGAAAAATCCAACAGCAGAAATTTCCCAAATCCAAGATATTTCTTGCTATAGCACAAATACATAAACTAAATTTCTATCAATGCCAAAACTAGTCAGTATGGGTCGTAGCATTGTGCACATTGTAGACTAAAGGACTCACATACTGATTGTACAAAAAGATGCAAATGTTAACAGAGGGATAATAAATATCATATGCTCAAATGATGTGCTCTCGATAGAACAATGCGTTAGTGTAGTGTAAGTGAAGATCCTTTTCTGCGCAGAAAGACACACGTGATTTTGACAATTAAAACCGCTTAATCAAACAAGCAAGTCAAATTTTGGATGCGGGGAGAGGCTCTTGGCGCTGCTTTATACTTTCGAAGCACTTTTCGTGAAATGATACTCATCATTCTGTTTATACAAAAATGATGAAAAGCACACATATGTTTAAACACTGTATGCTCGAGTGGTAAATTAAACTATACCATTTATTAGGTTTTGAGTGAGACACAAATCCTATAGAGTTTTTTGAATCAGATAAATAAAGGTCCTCTACTTTCTGTCTCCTCTAGCTTTAAAAGTTATACCTACACGGAGATTATACTCCGGACTCAGGAGAACGATATGGAAAAACTAATGTAGAAAATATCAGCTGGAAATATGGATCAAACGATTACTGAAAAGCTACAAACCTTTTGAACATGGACACATTTCGAAAGGCAGGAGCATAAAGTTCTCGATCATTCCTCAGAAGTGGAGCATTCTCAATCTGTAACCTAGCAGCCAGAATTTCCTGGTCACGTTCAGAAGACCACCTTGGTCTCTGCAATCCAATTCAACGAAAATAGTGGAAAGTTCTTTTCATTAACATTACACAAAAGCAACAACTTTGAGCAGGTAAGGAAAAACATACCATAGCACGTGAACGAGCACGATGCCTAACTAGTAACCTTTCCATCTGAGAGATTGAAGTTATTGTTTTCGGTGGCATCATACATCTCATCTTCTTTTTGACTGGACTCCCATTGCTTGAGACAGTAATATCCATTTGAACCAACGAATGGTTTCTATGATTTGGGAGTAGTTGAGTCAAATCTCCTGTCGAAGACTTCTTACGAGCAGTACGGACATTGTTGCTTTCATTTAATCCTAAGGTAACCAATGACAAGGGATCTATATGTTTTGAAGCAATCACAGAAGTCAAGTTAGTCGCGCTCGTAGTTTTAGTATCAAATCGCGTGCTACTTCTGTTTGCTTCTAACTCGGAGTCTGCTGAAAGTTCACCATTTGGTTTCACAACTTGCTCTAAAGAAAGGCCCCGTCTAGATTCATCATTCTTTTGAACTTGGTTTCCACCGTTCTGAATTGTGGTTTCCTCACCAGTGTCTGCATCTTCATCGAATAGGTTATCATTTTCAATAGTTGCATCTTCAACAAAATCAGAGTCATTATCAAGGGCTTTGCCATCTGAATGATTGCTATCTAGTTTTACCTCATGCTCGCCATTTACTCCTTCGACATTTTCACCATCTTCACCCGTATCACCATTATCCGCACTTTCTACATGATGAACCAACACAGATGCACTATCAAAGTTTGAGAGATTTTTTCCTACAAGGGTTCCAGCAACCTTTGCAGATTTGACAGTATATTCTCTTATTGAGAAGCTAATCTTCCCCGGTAACAAAACTGTTTTATCCGGTACCAAAGAACGAAGAGCATTACCATAAGGAAGCATCAAGGTCTGGCAAAATAAATGAGTGATAGCCACCAAAACCACTATCAAAATCCATTTCCTTTTATCAATTTGACGTAGAACTTGAAACTCCTCGCCATACTtcattctttaaaaaattcaactCAAATCAGTAGCTCGTCAAGGCAATTCAAGAATCTGTTTCATGATTTCCTGCATAAATGCTAATGTTTTCTGAGAAGAAGTAATCATCAAAGTCATAGGCACACAATGTTTTGGCCGAAGCTACTGCCTTCCACTCGAACTACatattttgaaatgattttgaaaaatatacttcCTCTGTTCCCGCTTATGTGACAGTATTCCCCTTTCAATACATTCCAGAAAGAATGATTcgtttccaaatttaaaaacaATTTAACCCTAAGCTTtcattttgcctttaataacaaacttttatagccacacacACATGTTATGGCATGTTTAAGATGACAAGTTTCAAACGTCATCCCTAGCAATTCATGCGAGTATTCAAGAAAGCCCTTTCTTATGAAATTGCTGAGAGGTCAACCGGGGTACGGACGTTCTTTGTTAACCTCCGTACCTTGTCAAATAGatacacataaattgaaatggagggagagATTTGAGGTTCTACAACTAGAGGCAAGTATCCCACTACATAAACAtagattttcaaaaaatatgtgTTTCCACTAAAATCAAAGAACTTGACTGTGCTCTCAAAAGTTTAATCTTTAGCTACAAATTCAAGCTCCAAGAACCAAAATAACAATTGGGTATCTCTAATCTTGAACATAGAAGTTATCAAAAAGCAAAAAGGAAGCTAAAATTTGATTAACTCAAGCATAATCTTTAGCTTCAAACTCAAACTCTATGTTCCAAAACAAGAAAAGGTATCTCTTAAATGATTGTAAAAGTAACTAAAAGCTTTAAAAAGAAGCTCAATTTGGATAAACTCATGCATTCTTGAAAACAGACAATCATGGTAAATACTAAATAGAACTCAATGGCCAAGTTATGTCCGTGTGAGCGTATAGGTCACGGGTTATCAGCCACGGATACTTGCATCAGGTCGATTACCTACGTCACACTCGCTTGGGCTGCGACACTTCGCGGACCCTCTTGAACAAAGGATGCTTTGTGCATCGGCTGCACTTTACTAAATAGaactcaaacttgaccattttctacaagaaaaatgataaatgaaacattaCCAGCAAAAAGGAAGAGGCGAAGTGAAGCTCAGGACTCAGCAGCATTGTCGGTAGCAGCCACAAACTCTCAAGAAAAAAGAGGAATAATTTAAAGTAGTTGAAAAGGTTTTaaagtttaatattttttttctgaatttaGTAATCCTAAGCAAATGTTTTTTAAGATATCAAAATGGAACAAGAGTGATAGTGTCTGCTCAAAGCAAAAGGGGgtatttttattctttaattagattattattatattgcatgagatattttctaaattttagtATAGTTTTCCGTCAAGTAGCCATTATTGTTTGTTACTTCCCGATTCATTATTTTTTGGTACGcccattaaaaaaaatattaaattctataTAAAAATATCTAGAATGATTAAATTacctttaattaaatatttaatgtgaaGAGTAAGAAAACCTTTTAGAATATTTATATAAGGGTAATTctgtaaaaacaaattgaattctttcttaATTATATAATGAACATTTATTTTcgaccaaaaataaaaaaacaaattgaTCACTTATCGTGAACGGGAAAAAGTAATGTCTATTGCCATTTACATAAACTGGAGTAATTATTTTCACTTATCAACAGACACCTGTCCACTTCAATAAACTGCCCGTTACTAAGGTGGCCCTACCCACTTACAGATATGTGGATAAATTCTTTAGAAATAAATAATAAGTGACCGATTCATTACttccaaattaaaaaaaaaaaatagtttggtGGGCCAAGTATCCTGTATTTGGGGAAGGCTCGTACCTCTAAGGATCATTTGGTAGGATGTATAAGAATAGTGCGAAAAAAGATGTATTAATGATACATGAGTTAGTAATGCAAACATTAAttatgcagatattatttcttatctaatgtttggtgtggtgtattaaaattataatgcattgcataatttttaagaaaaatagttgtttacaaaaatgctctccatattctctagctttaaagGACTTTAAGTacaattttatctttaaccatactaatgcaAACTTTAATAGCTTTGATATTACTAATGCCATAGTTTTCTATACAttacttatacataggataataccaagtatAATATATAACTAATATACACAAGTTGAAAAAatgtaccaaacaaggtattagtaatgcatagagctaatgcttgcattattttttctaatacctcctgcCAAACGGCCCCTAAGGATGTGTTAGTGATTACTTTcatggctcgaacccgtgacttaAAAATTACAcgaagacaactttaccgttgctccagcCTCCAAGCAGTGGCGGGGGCAGGATTACTGCCAAGggggttaaaaaaggaaaaagttaaTAAGGTTGTTGGTAGTGGGAATAGAACTCATGACCTTACAAAGATTTGAACCCCTTGACACTAAGTTATGTTTTTGGGTTGTGTCAAAgggattcaaaacataatatataaagataaaatacatatttgCCTTACATATGCAGTgaaatttttcgacgaaggggaTTCGGGTGAATACCCTTTCCCCCATAAATCCGCCCCTacctccaaggctccccttcttaACATCTTAACGCTTTCCGCGCTGGGGTTGTT
Above is a window of Nicotiana tabacum cultivar K326 chromosome 8, ASM71507v2, whole genome shotgun sequence DNA encoding:
- the LOC107766594 gene encoding putative glycosyltransferase At3g07620 isoform X2, translating into MKYGEEFQVLRQIDKRKWILIVVLVAITHLFCQTLMLPYESADNGDTGEDGENVEGVNGEHEVKLDSNHSDGKALDNDSDFVEDATIENDNLFDEDADTGEETTIQNGGNQVQKNDESRRGLSLEQVVKPNGELSADSELEANRSSTRFDTKTTSATNLTSVIASKHIDPLSLVTLGLNESNNVRTARKKSSTGDLTQLLPNHRNHSLVQMDITVSSNGSPVKKKMRCMMPPKTITSISQMERLLVRHRARSRAMRPRWSSERDQEILAARLQIENAPLLRNDRELYAPAFRNVSMFKRSYELMERILKVYVYKDGEKPIFHTPIMKGLYASEGWFMKLMEGNNKFIVKDPRKAHLFYLPFSSRMLEHSLYVSNSHNRTNLRQYLKEYSEKIAAKYRFWNRTGGADHFLVACHDWAPYETRHHMEHCIKALCNADVTAGFKIGRDVSLPETYVRSARNPLRDLGGKPPSQRKILAFYAGNMHGYLRPILLEHWKDKDPDMEIFGPMPTGVASKMNYIQHMKSSKFCICPKGYEVNSPRVVEAIFYECVPVIISDNFVPPFFEVLNWEAFSLIIAEKDIPNLKSILVAIPEKKYLDMQLAVRKVQRHFLWHAKPAKFDLFHMTLHSIWYNRVFQTKAR
- the LOC107766594 gene encoding putative glycosyltransferase At3g07620 isoform X1; this encodes MKYGEEFQVLRQIDKRKWILIVVLVAITHLFCQTLMLPYGNALRSLVPDKTVLLPGKISFSIREYTVKSAKVAGTLVGKNLSNFDSASVLVHHVESADNGDTGEDGENVEGVNGEHEVKLDSNHSDGKALDNDSDFVEDATIENDNLFDEDADTGEETTIQNGGNQVQKNDESRRGLSLEQVVKPNGELSADSELEANRSSTRFDTKTTSATNLTSVIASKHIDPLSLVTLGLNESNNVRTARKKSSTGDLTQLLPNHRNHSLVQMDITVSSNGSPVKKKMRCMMPPKTITSISQMERLLVRHRARSRAMRPRWSSERDQEILAARLQIENAPLLRNDRELYAPAFRNVSMFKRSYELMERILKVYVYKDGEKPIFHTPIMKGLYASEGWFMKLMEGNNKFIVKDPRKAHLFYLPFSSRMLEHSLYVSNSHNRTNLRQYLKEYSEKIAAKYRFWNRTGGADHFLVACHDWAPYETRHHMEHCIKALCNADVTAGFKIGRDVSLPETYVRSARNPLRDLGGKPPSQRKILAFYAGNMHGYLRPILLEHWKDKDPDMEIFGPMPTGVASKMNYIQHMKSSKFCICPKGYEVNSPRVVEAIFYECVPVIISDNFVPPFFEVLNWEAFSLIIAEKDIPNLKSILVAIPEKKYLDMQLAVRKVQRHFLWHAKPAKFDLFHMTLHSIWYNRVFQTKAR